The Beijerinckiaceae bacterium RH AL1 genome has a segment encoding these proteins:
- the mviN gene encoding putative lipid II flippase MurJ (ID:RHAL1_01676;~source:Prodigal:2.6), with translation MYRSLLSVGGFTLLSRVTGFIRDIVLGAVLGDGLLSDAFFVAFRLPNHFRTIFGEVAFNSAYVPCYSQVLEQEGPERAHAFSSQIFTILLASQIVLLGLAWLFTPTLIDLLAHGYRADPRKFDAAVTMTRITFPYLLFIVIVTLQSGTLNANGYFAAAAFAPVLLNVTTVVFLGLAFLFPNAGIAASWGTMVSGFLQLLMTGWAAHRAGILEHFAIPEWTDAVRRFFRRLGPAVIGSAGPQIAVFADTMIASYLPTGGLTSLYYADRMYQLPLGVIAIAAGTVLLPEMSRRLAAGDEAGAYVAQNRTIAISLVLAAPFFIAFIMVPEWIMRAAFEHGHFSGAAADQSAAVLEAYGFGLLSIVLIRSVVPSFLARGDTRTPMIVTLISFGFNVLLKILLFKPLGAVGLATATAAGSWLNIGLLVFLAVRRDEMRPDMLLARIAAAVGIASLALALSALALPWIGWLMFGGLTSLAVDLTFGFIAVFGGLVYVAALIGALRGFGVVLPLPARLAGLRARFG, from the coding sequence ATGTACAGGTCGCTGCTGTCGGTCGGCGGCTTCACGCTGCTGTCGCGGGTGACGGGGTTCATTCGCGACATCGTGCTCGGCGCCGTGCTCGGCGACGGCCTCCTGTCGGATGCCTTCTTCGTCGCCTTCCGCCTGCCGAACCACTTCCGCACCATCTTCGGCGAGGTGGCGTTCAACTCGGCTTACGTGCCCTGCTACTCGCAGGTGCTCGAGCAGGAGGGGCCCGAGCGCGCGCACGCCTTCTCGAGCCAGATCTTCACGATCCTGCTCGCCTCGCAGATCGTGCTGCTCGGCCTCGCGTGGCTGTTCACGCCGACCCTCATCGATCTGCTCGCGCACGGCTACCGCGCCGATCCGCGCAAGTTCGACGCGGCCGTGACGATGACGCGGATCACCTTCCCGTACCTGCTCTTCATCGTCATCGTGACCCTGCAATCGGGGACGCTGAACGCCAACGGCTACTTTGCGGCCGCAGCCTTCGCGCCGGTGCTGCTCAACGTCACGACGGTCGTCTTCCTCGGCCTCGCGTTCCTGTTCCCGAACGCCGGCATCGCGGCGAGCTGGGGCACGATGGTGTCGGGCTTCCTGCAGCTCCTGATGACGGGATGGGCGGCGCACCGCGCCGGCATCCTAGAGCATTTCGCGATCCCTGAATGGACCGACGCGGTGCGGCGCTTCTTCAGGCGGCTCGGGCCCGCCGTCATCGGCTCGGCGGGCCCGCAGATCGCCGTCTTCGCCGACACGATGATCGCCTCCTACCTGCCGACGGGCGGCCTCACCTCGCTGTACTATGCCGATCGCATGTACCAGCTGCCGCTCGGCGTCATCGCGATCGCCGCCGGCACCGTGCTGCTGCCCGAGATGAGCCGCCGGCTTGCGGCCGGCGACGAGGCCGGCGCCTACGTCGCGCAGAATCGCACGATCGCGATCTCGCTCGTGCTCGCGGCGCCGTTCTTCATAGCCTTCATCATGGTCCCCGAGTGGATCATGCGCGCCGCCTTCGAGCACGGCCACTTCTCCGGCGCCGCCGCCGACCAGTCCGCCGCGGTGCTCGAGGCCTACGGGTTCGGGCTCCTGTCGATCGTGCTGATCCGCTCGGTCGTGCCGAGCTTCCTGGCGCGCGGCGACACGCGGACGCCGATGATCGTCACGCTGATCTCGTTCGGCTTCAACGTTCTTTTGAAGATCCTGCTGTTCAAGCCGCTCGGCGCGGTCGGCCTCGCCACGGCGACGGCGGCCGGCAGCTGGCTCAACATCGGGCTTCTGGTGTTCCTGGCGGTGCGGCGCGACGAGATGCGCCCCGACATGCTGCTCGCCCGCATCGCCGCCGCCGTCGGCATCGCGTCGCTCGCGCTGGCCTTGTCGGCGCTGGCGCTGCCGTGGATCGGCTGGCTGATGTTCGGCGGCCTCACGAGCCTCGCCGTCGACCTCACCTTCGGCTTCATCGCGGTGTTCGGCGGCCTCGTCTACGTCGCCGCGCTGATCGGCGCGCTGCGCGGCTTCGGCGTGGTGCTGCCGCTGCCGGCGCGACTCGCCGGCCTGCGCGCGAGGTTCGGGTAG
- a CDS encoding exported protein of unknown function (ID:RHAL1_01679;~source:Prodigal:2.6), which yields MRAVVIWAALGAGMLVATASAQAQQSPLDGPLAAPGEAASAPAANPAKPKAKPHKAHHAKAKPVREPAEAQDAAVPRQPGETPSARATAPADAVDLGMKWNGNNDTAAQTRFQNGPNNAFGSGAEVGMKLHF from the coding sequence ATGCGTGCGGTGGTGATCTGGGCGGCGCTCGGCGCCGGCATGCTTGTGGCGACGGCCTCGGCGCAGGCGCAGCAGTCGCCGCTCGACGGCCCGCTGGCCGCACCCGGCGAGGCCGCGAGCGCACCGGCGGCAAACCCGGCGAAGCCGAAGGCCAAGCCGCACAAGGCGCATCATGCCAAGGCCAAGCCCGTGCGGGAGCCGGCCGAGGCGCAGGACGCTGCCGTGCCGCGCCAGCCCGGCGAGACGCCGTCCGCGCGCGCGACCGCGCCGGCGGACGCTGTCGATCTCGGCATGAAGTGGAACGGCAACAACGACACCGCCGCGCAGACCCGCTTCCAGAACGGGCCCAACAACGCCTTCGGCTCGGGCGCCGAGGTGGGGATGAAGCTGCACTTTTAA
- a CDS encoding hypothetical protein (ID:RHAL1_01674;~conserved protein of unknown function;~source:Prodigal:2.6) codes for MTSRGATFGFTLCADDYAMTPGVSRGILEALDAGRLSATSAMTTSPWWPEWAATLQAHVGRADLGLHLNLTLGAPLGAMPTLAPDDRLPTVGAWLRLARTGVSAAARQEIADEIERQLQRFVDVFGRPPDHVDGHQHVHVLSPVAPLLLDALARRGWRPWLRDSGDRPDRILRRGSSLKKALGLAVLARGFAGKARGAGLSVNDGFAGFSDFDSSRNYAAQFARYLRAPGPAHLVMCHPGYVDDALRALDPVVDTREQELRFLLSSDFDALLQGSGAHLRRL; via the coding sequence ATGACGTCGCGCGGTGCCACCTTCGGCTTCACTCTTTGCGCCGACGACTATGCGATGACGCCCGGCGTCAGCCGCGGCATCCTGGAGGCGCTCGACGCCGGGCGGCTGTCTGCGACCAGCGCGATGACGACGTCGCCCTGGTGGCCCGAGTGGGCAGCGACGCTGCAAGCGCACGTCGGGCGCGCCGACCTCGGGCTGCATCTCAACCTGACGCTCGGCGCGCCGCTCGGGGCGATGCCGACTCTCGCCCCGGACGATCGCCTGCCCACTGTCGGCGCCTGGCTGCGGCTTGCCCGGACCGGCGTGTCCGCGGCGGCGCGGCAGGAGATCGCCGACGAGATCGAGCGTCAGCTTCAGCGCTTCGTCGACGTCTTCGGCCGGCCGCCGGACCATGTCGACGGCCACCAGCACGTGCACGTGCTCTCGCCCGTCGCGCCGCTCCTCCTGGACGCGCTGGCGCGGCGCGGCTGGCGGCCATGGCTGCGCGACAGCGGCGACCGGCCCGACCGCATTCTCCGGCGCGGGTCCTCGCTCAAGAAGGCGCTCGGCCTCGCGGTCCTCGCCCGCGGATTTGCCGGCAAGGCGCGCGGCGCCGGCCTGAGCGTCAACGACGGGTTTGCGGGCTTCTCGGATTTCGATTCGTCGCGCAACTATGCCGCGCAGTTCGCGCGCTATCTCCGCGCGCCCGGGCCCGCGCACCTTGTGATGTGCCATCCGGGCTACGTCGACGATGCGCTTCGTGCCCTCGATCCCGTCGTCGATACCCGCGAGCAGGAGCTGCGGTTCCTGTTGTCCTCAGACTTCGACGCGCTGCTGCAGGGCAGCGGGGCACACCTCCGACGGTTGTAG
- a CDS encoding putative enzyme (source:Prodigal:2.6;~ID:RHAL1_01675): MTSDAAPERTELSVIIPVLNEADNIVPLLARLVPILERCVSSYEIVFVDDGSTDATILAIEKASHQNPSVGAVSLSRNFGKEVAIAAGLDHARGKASVIIDADLQHPPEMIETFVARWREGYKNVYGQRIDRSDDTALRRALTQRFYKLFGSVGETHLPEGAGDFRLLDAQAVEALRRLRERARFNKGLYAWIGFKSIGVPFDVESRAFGQSKFSYRKLTRFALDGLMSFSTLPLMVWTYVGTAISVLSFATAIYFVGETMVYGVDVPGFASLIVSVTFLSGIQLLSLGILGEYIGRIFAEVKGRPLYLVQDRVGAVRPARPLVRDEVVVAERGG, translated from the coding sequence ATGACGAGCGACGCCGCACCGGAGCGCACGGAACTCTCCGTGATCATTCCGGTGCTGAACGAGGCCGACAACATCGTGCCGCTGCTGGCGCGTCTCGTGCCGATCCTCGAGCGCTGCGTCTCGAGCTACGAGATCGTGTTCGTCGACGACGGCTCGACGGATGCGACGATCCTCGCGATCGAGAAGGCCAGCCACCAGAACCCGTCGGTCGGCGCGGTTTCGCTCAGCCGCAACTTCGGCAAGGAGGTCGCGATCGCCGCCGGGCTCGACCATGCGCGCGGCAAGGCGAGCGTCATCATCGACGCCGACCTGCAGCATCCGCCTGAGATGATCGAGACCTTCGTTGCGCGCTGGCGCGAGGGCTACAAGAACGTCTACGGCCAGCGCATCGACCGCAGCGACGACACGGCGCTCCGCCGCGCGCTGACGCAGCGCTTCTACAAGCTGTTCGGCTCGGTCGGCGAGACGCATCTGCCGGAGGGCGCGGGCGACTTCCGCCTGCTCGATGCGCAGGCCGTCGAGGCGCTGCGCCGGCTGCGCGAGCGTGCCCGCTTCAACAAGGGCCTCTATGCCTGGATCGGCTTCAAGTCGATCGGCGTGCCGTTCGACGTCGAGTCGCGCGCCTTCGGGCAGTCGAAGTTCTCGTATCGCAAGCTGACGCGCTTCGCGCTCGACGGGCTGATGTCGTTCTCGACGCTGCCGTTGATGGTGTGGACCTACGTCGGCACCGCGATCTCGGTACTTTCGTTCGCCACCGCGATCTACTTCGTCGGCGAGACGATGGTCTACGGCGTCGACGTGCCGGGCTTCGCCTCGCTCATCGTGTCGGTGACCTTCCTGTCCGGCATCCAGCTTCTCTCGCTCGGCATCTTGGGCGAGTACATCGGCCGCATCTTCGCCGAGGTGAAGGGACGCCCGCTCTACCTCGTGCAGGACCGCGTCGGCGCCGTGCGTCCGGCGCGTCCGCTGGTGCGCGACGAGGTCGTCGTGGCCGAAAGGGGCGGCTGA
- a CDS encoding Cation transporter (ID:RHAL1_01678;~source:Prodigal:2.6), with protein sequence MASHSKSVIFAALAGNSAIAAVKFAAATYTGSAAMLSEAIHSVVDTGNQGLLLLGLARAAKPADARHPFGYGLQLYFFTFVVAVMIFGVGAVVSLAEGVNKVLHPATVESAWVNYVVLGAAILFEGAVWIFALRAFNAERGGRGWVQAVRQSKDPTVFTVLFEDTAALLGLVIALACVYASERLDLPVLDGVGSIAVGLLLATTAVFLAIESQSLLTGEAADQGTREGIARIARAQAGVVGLNEALTMHFGPSDIFVALSLEFEDALPATGVEVAVTQIERRIKASYPAVSRVFVEAQSLDADRRGRRPGTAS encoded by the coding sequence ATGGCCTCACATTCGAAGAGCGTGATCTTCGCGGCGCTCGCCGGCAACAGCGCGATCGCCGCGGTGAAGTTCGCCGCCGCCACCTACACCGGCAGCGCGGCGATGCTGTCGGAGGCGATCCACTCCGTCGTCGACACCGGCAACCAGGGCTTGCTGCTGCTCGGCCTCGCCCGCGCCGCCAAGCCCGCCGACGCGCGTCACCCCTTCGGCTACGGGCTGCAGCTCTACTTCTTCACCTTCGTCGTAGCGGTGATGATCTTCGGCGTCGGCGCCGTCGTCTCGCTCGCCGAGGGCGTCAACAAGGTGCTGCATCCGGCGACCGTCGAGAGCGCCTGGGTCAACTACGTCGTGCTCGGCGCGGCGATCCTCTTCGAAGGCGCGGTTTGGATCTTCGCGCTGCGCGCTTTCAACGCCGAGCGCGGCGGCCGCGGCTGGGTGCAGGCGGTGCGCCAGAGCAAGGATCCCACCGTCTTCACCGTGCTCTTCGAGGACACGGCGGCGCTGCTCGGCCTCGTCATCGCGCTCGCCTGCGTCTACGCGAGCGAGCGTCTCGATCTCCCGGTGCTCGACGGCGTCGGCTCGATCGCCGTCGGCCTGCTCCTGGCGACGACCGCCGTCTTCCTGGCGATCGAGAGCCAGAGCCTGCTCACCGGCGAGGCCGCGGACCAGGGGACGCGCGAGGGCATCGCGCGGATCGCCAGGGCGCAGGCCGGCGTCGTCGGCCTCAACGAGGCGCTGACCATGCACTTCGGCCCGAGCGACATCTTCGTCGCCCTGAGCCTCGAGTTCGAGGACGCGCTGCCGGCAACCGGCGTCGAGGTCGCCGTGACGCAGATCGAGCGGCGCATCAAGGCGAGCTATCCCGCCGTCTCGCGCGTCTTCGTCGAGGCGCAGAGCCTCGATGCCGACCGCCGCGGCCGGCGGCCCGGCACGGCGAGTTGA
- the nuoA gene encoding NADH-quinone oxidoreductase subunit A 1 (ID:RHAL1_01680;~source:Prodigal:2.6), whose translation MQSILGDYLPIVVFVAVSAVISGALLVAPFLVAYQSPDPEKLSAYECGFNAFDDARMKFDIRFYLVSLLFIIFDLEVAFLFPWAAAFKRVGALGFWSMIVFLGVLTVGFVYEWKKGALEWE comes from the coding sequence ATGCAGAGCATCCTCGGCGACTATCTCCCCATCGTCGTCTTCGTCGCGGTCTCGGCGGTGATCTCGGGCGCCCTCCTGGTCGCCCCGTTCCTGGTGGCCTACCAGTCACCCGATCCTGAAAAGCTGTCGGCCTACGAGTGCGGCTTCAACGCCTTCGACGACGCCCGCATGAAGTTCGACATCCGCTTCTACCTGGTGTCGCTGCTCTTCATCATCTTCGATCTTGAGGTGGCGTTCCTGTTCCCCTGGGCGGCGGCGTTCAAGCGCGTCGGCGCGCTGGGCTTCTGGTCGATGATCGTCTTCCTCGGCGTGCTGACCGTCGGCTTCGTCTACGAGTGGAAGAAGGGAGCGCTTGAATGGGAGTGA
- the nuoB gene encoding NADH-quinone oxidoreductase subunit B (ID:RHAL1_01681;~source:Prodigal:2.6), which yields MGVISPPPFDAPAPQKGLVQVSGDPSTEPYFRQVSDELADRGFIVTSLDDLITWSRTGSLMWMTFGLACCAIEMMQVSMPRYDVERFGFAPRASPRQSDVMIVAGTLTNKMAPALRKVYDQMPEPRYVISMGSCANGGGYYHYSYSVVRGCDRIVPVDIYVPGCPPSAEALLYGVLLLQKKIRRTGTIER from the coding sequence ATGGGAGTGATCTCGCCGCCTCCGTTCGACGCGCCGGCGCCGCAGAAGGGCCTGGTCCAGGTCTCCGGCGACCCGTCGACCGAGCCCTACTTTCGCCAGGTCTCCGACGAGCTCGCCGACCGCGGCTTCATCGTCACCTCGCTCGACGATCTCATCACCTGGTCGCGCACCGGCTCGCTGATGTGGATGACCTTCGGGCTCGCCTGCTGCGCGATCGAGATGATGCAGGTCTCGATGCCGCGCTACGACGTCGAGCGCTTCGGCTTCGCGCCGCGCGCCAGCCCGCGTCAGTCCGACGTGATGATCGTCGCCGGCACGCTGACGAACAAGATGGCCCCGGCGCTCCGCAAGGTCTACGATCAGATGCCCGAGCCGCGCTACGTCATCTCGATGGGCTCGTGCGCCAACGGCGGCGGCTACTATCACTACTCCTACTCGGTGGTGCGCGGCTGCGACCGCATCGTGCCCGTCGACATCTACGTGCCCGGCTGCCCGCCCTCGGCGGAAGCGCTGCTCTACGGCGTTCTGCTCCTGCAGAAGAAGATCCGGCGCACGGGAACGATCGAGCGCTAG
- the phrA gene encoding Deoxyribodipyrimidine photo-lyase (ID:RHAL1_01677;~source:Prodigal:2.6) produces MASKDGPTIVWFRNDLRLADNPALHHARERGAPLLCVFVLEEDNGLRALGAASRWWLHHSLEALAASLDKAGARLDVLKGDAATLIPKLAAAAEAGALAFNRRYGAAAAKLDEKIDKALSDEGRAVEVYNGRLLNEPWEIKTKTGGSYGVYTPYWKACLAHGLPDEPLPRPRKLEAAPYPGGAPKRVQIADLGLLPKTPNWAEGWDETWVPGEDGATARLRDFLKDHLKDYGEERNRLASRGTSRLSPHLRFGEISPRTIVAEVKAKQTKATAGGATTFLSEIGWREFDYHNLHYHPDVATKNLHGQFDRMPWEKLPKKELERWQQGQTGFPVVDAGMRELWRTGYMHNRVRMITASFLIKDLMCDWRIGEQWFWDCLCDADPANNTMNWQWVAGSGADAAPFFRIFNPVSQGEKFDPDGEYVRRWVPELAKIKGKAIHAPWTLGREELEAAGVELGKSYPEPMVDHKKARERALKAYEKVKK; encoded by the coding sequence ATGGCGAGCAAGGACGGGCCCACGATCGTTTGGTTCCGCAACGACCTGCGGCTCGCCGACAATCCCGCCCTGCACCATGCCCGCGAGCGCGGCGCGCCGCTTCTCTGCGTGTTCGTGCTCGAGGAGGACAACGGCCTGCGCGCGCTCGGCGCCGCGTCGCGCTGGTGGCTGCACCATTCGCTGGAGGCACTGGCGGCGTCGCTCGACAAGGCCGGCGCGCGGCTCGACGTGCTGAAGGGCGATGCGGCGACGCTGATCCCGAAGCTCGCCGCCGCGGCCGAGGCCGGCGCGCTGGCCTTCAACCGCCGCTACGGCGCCGCCGCGGCGAAGCTCGACGAGAAGATCGACAAGGCGTTGTCGGACGAGGGCCGCGCCGTCGAGGTCTACAACGGCCGTCTCCTCAACGAGCCGTGGGAGATCAAGACCAAGACCGGCGGCAGCTACGGCGTCTACACGCCCTACTGGAAGGCCTGCCTCGCGCACGGCCTGCCCGACGAACCCCTGCCCCGTCCGCGCAAGCTGGAGGCGGCGCCCTACCCCGGCGGCGCGCCGAAGCGCGTCCAGATCGCCGACCTTGGGCTATTGCCGAAGACGCCGAACTGGGCCGAGGGCTGGGACGAGACCTGGGTCCCCGGCGAGGACGGTGCCACGGCGCGGCTCCGCGACTTTTTGAAGGACCACCTCAAGGACTATGGCGAGGAGCGCAACCGGCTCGCCTCGCGCGGCACGTCGCGGCTGTCGCCGCACCTGCGCTTCGGCGAGATCTCGCCGCGCACCATCGTCGCCGAGGTCAAAGCCAAGCAGACGAAGGCCACCGCCGGTGGCGCGACGACCTTCCTGTCGGAGATCGGCTGGCGCGAGTTCGACTACCACAACCTGCACTACCATCCCGACGTCGCGACCAAGAACCTGCACGGCCAGTTCGACCGCATGCCGTGGGAGAAGCTGCCGAAGAAGGAGCTTGAGCGCTGGCAGCAGGGGCAAACCGGCTTCCCCGTCGTCGATGCCGGCATGCGCGAGCTCTGGCGCACCGGCTACATGCACAACCGCGTGCGCATGATCACCGCCTCGTTCCTCATCAAGGACCTGATGTGCGACTGGCGGATCGGCGAGCAGTGGTTCTGGGACTGCCTCTGCGACGCCGATCCCGCCAACAACACGATGAACTGGCAATGGGTGGCGGGCTCCGGCGCCGACGCCGCGCCGTTCTTCCGCATCTTCAACCCGGTGAGCCAGGGCGAAAAATTCGATCCCGACGGGGAGTACGTGCGGCGCTGGGTGCCGGAGCTGGCGAAGATCAAGGGCAAGGCGATCCACGCGCCGTGGACGCTGGGCCGCGAGGAGCTTGAAGCGGCCGGGGTCGAGCTCGGCAAGAGCTATCCCGAGCCGATGGTGGACCACAAGAAAGCACGCGAGCGCGCCCTGAAGGCCTACGAGAAGGTGAAGAAGTAG
- the nuoC gene encoding NADH-quinone oxidoreductase subunit C (ID:RHAL1_01682;~source:Prodigal:2.6) — MDLKGLGEHIAKSLPGAVLGQAIAYDQLTLMLDPARLVETATFLRDDPDCAFVCFIDTTAVDYPEREKRFDVVTHLLSPRHVQRIRFKVETDERTPVASLTGVWPGALWFEREVWDLFGVFFTGHPDMRRLLTDYGFDGHPLRKDFPMTGFVEVRWDDEQKRVVNEPVKLNQAYRSFDFLSPWEGAGRYVLPGDEKAGTQEGQR; from the coding sequence ATGGACCTCAAGGGCCTTGGCGAGCATATCGCGAAGTCGCTCCCCGGCGCCGTGCTGGGGCAGGCGATCGCCTACGACCAGCTGACGCTGATGCTCGACCCGGCGCGTCTCGTCGAGACCGCGACGTTCCTGCGCGACGATCCCGATTGCGCCTTCGTCTGCTTCATCGACACCACCGCCGTCGACTATCCCGAGCGCGAGAAGCGCTTCGACGTCGTCACGCATCTGCTGTCGCCGCGTCACGTGCAGCGGATACGCTTCAAGGTGGAGACGGACGAGCGCACGCCGGTGGCGTCGCTGACGGGCGTCTGGCCCGGCGCGCTCTGGTTCGAGCGCGAGGTGTGGGACCTCTTCGGGGTGTTCTTCACCGGCCATCCCGACATGCGGCGGCTTTTGACCGACTACGGGTTCGACGGGCATCCGCTGCGCAAGGACTTCCCGATGACCGGCTTCGTCGAGGTGCGCTGGGACGACGAGCAGAAGCGCGTCGTCAACGAGCCGGTGAAGCTCAACCAGGCCTATCGATCGTTCGACTTCCTGTCGCCGTGGGAAGGGGCGGGCCGCTACGTGCTGCCGGGCGACGAGAAGGCCGGGACGCAGGAGGGTCAGCGATGA
- a CDS encoding exported protein of unknown function (ID:RHAL1_01683;~source:Prodigal:2.6) — MRRLLFAAAVSLAACLPALAQDAAPDAVPTNGPALQKRLEKYDPRAVAAAKHYYSQPAMKAGLAAMTDNMNKAMSNIMAQQNPNLSPQQLEAARKAIGEATRDRLDLIMQMSMIVALDTLSTDELVALDNFYSSPQGSSIIAKMPRIAKALPAMMQTIMPDYMNDVKTRLKGTGAELKL, encoded by the coding sequence ATGAGACGCTTGCTGTTCGCCGCCGCCGTTTCGCTCGCCGCCTGCCTGCCGGCGCTCGCCCAGGACGCCGCCCCGGACGCCGTGCCGACCAACGGGCCGGCGCTGCAGAAGCGCCTCGAGAAATACGATCCGAGAGCCGTCGCCGCCGCCAAGCACTACTACTCGCAGCCGGCGATGAAGGCCGGCTTGGCTGCAATGACCGACAACATGAACAAGGCCATGTCGAACATCATGGCGCAGCAGAACCCGAACCTGTCGCCGCAGCAGCTCGAAGCGGCGCGCAAGGCCATCGGCGAGGCGACGCGCGACCGGCTCGACCTCATCATGCAGATGAGCATGATCGTCGCGCTCGACACGCTTTCCACCGACGAGCTGGTGGCGCTCGACAACTTCTATTCGTCGCCGCAGGGCTCGAGCATCATCGCCAAGATGCCGAGGATCGCCAAGGCGCTGCCGGCGATGATGCAGACGATCATGCCGGACTACATGAACGACGTGAAGACGCGGCTGAAGGGCACGGGCGCGGAGCTCAAGCTATGA